The following are encoded in a window of Streptomyces griseiscabiei genomic DNA:
- a CDS encoding AAA family ATPase yields MNAPSKQVSTAVLTLSRKEDFQAFCDAPGRSQPPVLSRDELRILDAAERDAYNRARRQWHANLGPIRTPQLAALHEDLWDIVDSNLQDGDRAKGAVAVDAFPGLGKTTAVLAFAREFHRREIAEHGTFTAQGHERWPVCRVGLTGNTGMKDLNRAMLEFFGHPGRQTSTAAQLGLQALDCVLSCDVRLLVLDDLHFLKWRKTSGIEVSNHLKWIANEFPVTLLKVGVGLADKGLFSEGEAVGETALAQTGRRTTRLDMPPFTIDTDQGRHHWRQLLLALEQRIVLTDKYPGMLADDLSDYLFARSTGHIGSLMTLINRGCQRAQRTGTERLTRDLLDGVKNDEAAEHARRELESAFRAGKATSRPRRARTTRR; encoded by the coding sequence GTGAACGCTCCCTCGAAACAGGTGAGTACGGCGGTTCTGACGCTGTCGCGGAAGGAGGATTTCCAGGCGTTCTGCGACGCACCGGGCCGCTCCCAGCCCCCGGTACTGAGCCGGGATGAGCTGAGGATCCTGGATGCGGCCGAGCGGGATGCCTACAACCGTGCCCGGCGGCAGTGGCATGCCAACCTGGGCCCGATCCGTACTCCTCAGCTGGCCGCGCTGCACGAGGACCTGTGGGACATCGTGGACAGCAATCTGCAGGACGGGGACAGGGCCAAGGGGGCCGTGGCCGTTGATGCTTTTCCGGGGCTGGGCAAGACCACCGCCGTTCTCGCCTTCGCCCGGGAGTTCCACCGCCGGGAGATCGCCGAGCACGGGACGTTCACCGCGCAGGGGCACGAGCGGTGGCCGGTGTGCCGGGTGGGACTCACCGGCAACACCGGCATGAAGGACCTCAACCGGGCCATGCTCGAATTCTTCGGTCACCCCGGACGCCAGACCTCCACCGCCGCCCAGCTCGGTCTCCAGGCCCTGGACTGCGTATTGTCCTGCGACGTCCGCCTGCTTGTACTGGACGACCTGCACTTCCTCAAATGGCGCAAGACCAGCGGCATCGAGGTCAGCAACCATCTCAAATGGATCGCCAACGAGTTCCCCGTCACCCTCCTCAAGGTCGGAGTAGGGCTCGCGGACAAAGGCTTGTTCAGCGAGGGCGAGGCGGTCGGCGAGACCGCGCTGGCCCAGACCGGCCGACGTACCACCCGCCTGGACATGCCGCCCTTCACCATCGACACTGACCAGGGCCGCCATCACTGGCGACAGCTGCTGCTGGCCCTGGAACAGCGCATCGTTCTGACCGACAAGTATCCCGGCATGCTCGCCGATGACCTGTCGGACTACCTCTTCGCCCGTAGCACCGGGCACATCGGCTCGCTGATGACGTTGATCAACCGAGGCTGTCAGCGGGCCCAGCGCACTGGCACCGAACGCCTCACCCGGGACCTGCTCGACGGGGTCAAGAATGACGAGGCCGCCGAACACGCCCGCCGGGAGTTGGAATCCGCGTTTCGCGCGGGCAAGGCCACCAGCCGTCCCCGCAGGGCGCGGACCACTCGTAGGTGA
- a CDS encoding TniQ family protein: MRRTLPIRCAPYPGEALDSWLEFIAARLNCPFTDVLNALGLPNRDPAMAALVLPRWAILTTRDELSSITEVTGVGEDVLAGMTLQPFDGHAVVILPEQRRVRPQVLWGKAGSRFCPACLTDSGGRWQITWRLGWSFACTRHQVLLADRCPACQRIPRLRAHPRTQTPRPGWCSSPAPDGGPRPPRCHHPLTDTPVTAIAPDGPVAQTQRLIDTLLQAPGRTVHWPLYGPAGVSLAMVLRDVKALATLVLHHATPEDLRLVAPSDVLDRLERYRAQPLSESAQHPPDARGVNPPSSVTPGDAAAAAVAATTAIRVLRAESIRAAGGAVRWLTDRVTADGRRLYPASLVARSSMVSPVLEAALRCSRETTLIPVARLRHRTTLSSTQSPTARSSRADMLPTALWPAWALRLSPRHADGRPAAQRTDELLTVACLLAGNTTSIQDATRLTGTTFSRHTVSAFLAELTRRRDCAGVLHALILLAEHLDTHGSPIDYARRRALFTACPRLIDPETWLDLQKQLRAAPSLDTRHAQRWIFHTLTGSPPRLAHPDIAPATRSQRAQYERFRWRILPAEHELLHHTARTLLDEHGIDEPVQWTPPSPARALRHLALPGPEPDGITPAQLHQAMPGGGFSIAQLAHTLQTTPAHVIYLLSQHPVDWSGPRFRRTQHTATRVPQWRTWYEQGNVSLQDIADREGTSLAAVRLALIKNGVAMRFSRTQATQL; the protein is encoded by the coding sequence ATGCGGCGAACCTTGCCGATCCGGTGCGCCCCGTATCCCGGGGAGGCCCTGGACTCCTGGCTGGAGTTCATCGCCGCCCGCCTGAACTGCCCATTCACAGACGTGCTCAACGCGCTCGGCCTGCCCAACCGTGACCCGGCCATGGCGGCACTGGTGCTGCCGCGCTGGGCCATCCTGACCACCCGCGACGAGCTGTCCTCCATCACCGAGGTCACCGGGGTGGGCGAAGACGTACTCGCCGGGATGACCCTGCAGCCCTTCGACGGGCATGCGGTGGTGATCCTGCCCGAACAACGACGGGTGCGCCCACAGGTGCTGTGGGGCAAGGCAGGGTCCCGATTCTGCCCCGCCTGCCTGACGGACAGCGGCGGACGCTGGCAGATCACCTGGCGATTGGGCTGGTCCTTCGCCTGCACCCGGCATCAAGTGCTGCTGGCCGACCGCTGCCCGGCCTGCCAGCGCATCCCCCGCCTCCGCGCGCATCCTCGCACCCAAACCCCCCGTCCCGGATGGTGCTCAAGCCCCGCCCCCGACGGCGGGCCGCGACCGCCGCGCTGCCACCACCCCCTGACCGACACCCCGGTCACCGCGATCGCTCCCGACGGGCCCGTGGCACAGACCCAACGCCTCATCGACACCCTCCTCCAAGCCCCAGGCCGCACGGTGCACTGGCCGCTGTACGGGCCGGCCGGCGTGTCCTTGGCGATGGTGCTGCGCGACGTGAAGGCTCTGGCGACGCTGGTCCTCCACCACGCGACACCCGAGGACCTGCGCCTTGTGGCCCCGTCCGATGTCCTGGACCGCCTGGAGCGCTACCGCGCCCAACCCCTGTCCGAGAGTGCCCAGCACCCGCCGGACGCCCGGGGTGTCAATCCGCCCAGTAGCGTGACCCCCGGCGACGCCGCTGCCGCGGCCGTGGCGGCCACGACAGCGATCCGCGTCCTGCGCGCCGAGAGCATCCGCGCCGCAGGCGGGGCCGTGCGGTGGCTGACCGACCGCGTGACCGCCGATGGCCGCCGGCTCTACCCGGCCAGCCTCGTCGCCCGCAGCAGCATGGTCTCCCCAGTACTCGAAGCGGCCCTGCGCTGCAGCCGGGAGACAACGCTCATCCCTGTGGCCCGGCTGCGCCACCGCACCACGCTCAGCTCGACACAGTCGCCGACCGCGCGCAGTTCCAGGGCGGACATGCTGCCGACGGCTCTGTGGCCGGCGTGGGCCCTGCGTCTGTCGCCCCGGCACGCCGATGGCCGTCCCGCAGCCCAACGCACGGACGAACTCCTCACCGTCGCCTGCCTGCTGGCGGGCAACACCACCTCGATCCAAGACGCGACCCGCCTGACCGGCACTACCTTCAGCAGGCACACCGTGTCGGCGTTCCTCGCCGAACTCACCCGCCGCCGCGACTGCGCCGGCGTCCTGCACGCACTGATCCTGCTGGCCGAGCACCTCGATACGCACGGCTCCCCCATCGACTATGCCCGCCGCCGTGCCCTGTTCACCGCCTGCCCCCGTCTCATCGACCCGGAGACGTGGCTGGATCTGCAGAAGCAACTGCGCGCGGCCCCGAGCCTCGACACTAGGCACGCCCAGCGCTGGATCTTCCACACCCTGACCGGGTCACCCCCGCGCCTCGCGCACCCGGACATCGCGCCCGCCACCCGCTCACAACGCGCGCAGTACGAGCGCTTTCGCTGGCGGATCCTGCCCGCCGAGCACGAACTGCTCCATCACACCGCACGCACCCTGCTGGACGAGCACGGCATCGACGAACCCGTCCAGTGGACACCACCATCACCCGCCCGCGCGCTCCGTCATCTTGCACTCCCCGGACCTGAGCCGGACGGCATCACCCCCGCGCAGCTTCACCAGGCCATGCCCGGCGGCGGCTTCTCCATCGCCCAGCTCGCGCACACCCTGCAAACGACCCCCGCCCACGTCATCTATCTGCTGTCCCAGCACCCCGTCGACTGGAGCGGGCCGCGCTTCCGGCGTACCCAGCACACCGCCACCCGCGTACCGCAATGGCGCACCTGGTACGAACAAGGCAATGTCTCCCTGCAAGACATCGCCGACCGCGAAGGAACCAGCCTGGCCGCCGTCCGCCTCGCCCTCATCAAGAACGGCGTCGCCATGCGCTTCTCACGGACCCAGGCAACGCAACTGTGA
- a CDS encoding TnsA-like heteromeric transposase endonuclease subunit — protein sequence MESPTAVVSARSRDGKCVDDLSWMTVPIDLLGSATPWRTFRWYRGQKHYSGAYWSATMRDHVIYESRLELARLLFADFDPSVHRIVAQPFLMKTVAADKVRKHIPDYLLITSQGPIVVDVKPRQRLRRPEVASTFDWTRRAVESRGWRYEVWSEPPDAELENIRFLAGYRRDWLFSPEILDALRRADLDGVLLDEAVRCLPGWPELHVRAAVYHLLWAHDLRTDLDQPLSPANVLRQPA from the coding sequence ATGGAAAGTCCCACCGCAGTAGTCAGTGCTCGCTCGCGAGACGGCAAGTGTGTCGACGATCTGTCGTGGATGACAGTGCCTATCGACCTGCTGGGATCGGCGACCCCGTGGCGCACATTCCGTTGGTATCGCGGGCAGAAGCACTACTCCGGGGCCTACTGGTCGGCGACGATGCGTGACCACGTGATCTATGAGTCGCGGCTGGAGTTGGCGAGGCTTCTCTTTGCTGACTTCGATCCGTCCGTACACCGCATCGTGGCTCAGCCGTTCTTGATGAAGACCGTGGCGGCGGACAAGGTCCGCAAGCACATCCCGGACTATCTGCTGATCACCAGCCAGGGACCTATCGTGGTTGACGTCAAGCCACGTCAACGGCTGCGTCGGCCCGAGGTGGCATCCACCTTCGACTGGACCCGGCGGGCGGTGGAGTCCCGTGGCTGGCGGTACGAGGTCTGGAGTGAGCCGCCGGACGCGGAACTGGAGAACATCCGCTTTCTGGCCGGCTACCGGCGGGACTGGTTATTCTCACCCGAGATCCTGGATGCGCTACGCCGAGCCGACCTTGACGGCGTCCTGCTGGATGAGGCAGTCCGGTGCCTGCCTGGTTGGCCCGAACTCCACGTCCGTGCCGCGGTCTATCACTTGCTTTGGGCGCACGATCTCCGCACGGATCTCGACCAACCGCTCAGCCCTGCAAATGTGTTGAGGCAGCCAGCGTGA
- a CDS encoding helix-turn-helix domain-containing protein has protein sequence MSGAGARVGVGTRFRYDGETVEMVEMAATTAGNEVVLRDSRGRLLRLSLKELLFSDRAAVIPDQPGPEADDVEEIASVVLDQLQEGERLQVLERAAHVRELLTGFRSGSPEWAHDGEPRRDYPPGGPVEPKYAAKAMELGVHVRTVKQWVADFRRHGEAGLVAKRKQSGGAAAGADERWVETALEVMVEHTGESKPSRKIVIERTRARVIARYGPDAVHLPSQATAYRILAELERRHPLFRLSTKRNRDIAERPEGPYGKLQPTRPGEYLLMDTTRLDVFAFDPLTLRWVQAELTVAMDWYTRCITGIRVTPVSTKAVDVSAVLYQCFRPRPAGRDWPRHAVWPEHGIPRTVLVDVEGATGPGLASPPLVPETLVVDHGKVYVSEHLTSVCRRMGISIQPGRLRTGRDKGPVERYFRTLREGLLEALPAYKGPDIHSRGENPEGDAFFFLDELESIVREWTATVYHCRPHTSLVDPGLPGLRMSPAQMFEHGMARAGYIETPRDPDLAFEFLPTKWRTIQHYGVEIGRRRYRGPGLPDPGIRSPYDGPGKNGWPFQVDPDDITRIYFRDPATRTWHTLTWEHAPAARMPLSEDALLFARKLAAAKYRYPDDRLAVADLLERWNLGLGTTLAERRMALRLSREQAAIDLPDTGESEAASLPSVRRALGHEPRPAASERLAPAAEMGDDDETDVDDFYADALEDV, from the coding sequence GTGAGCGGGGCCGGGGCCCGGGTGGGGGTCGGAACGCGTTTTCGCTACGACGGGGAGACCGTCGAGATGGTGGAGATGGCTGCGACCACGGCAGGTAATGAGGTGGTTCTCAGGGACAGTCGGGGCCGACTTCTGCGTCTGTCGTTGAAAGAACTGCTGTTTTCCGATCGGGCGGCCGTGATTCCCGACCAGCCCGGCCCAGAGGCTGACGATGTTGAGGAGATCGCCTCGGTGGTGCTGGACCAACTGCAGGAAGGTGAACGGCTCCAGGTCCTCGAACGGGCCGCACATGTCCGTGAACTGTTGACAGGTTTCCGTTCTGGAAGTCCTGAGTGGGCCCACGACGGGGAACCGCGTCGCGACTATCCGCCCGGCGGGCCGGTGGAGCCCAAGTACGCCGCTAAGGCGATGGAACTGGGGGTTCATGTCCGCACCGTCAAGCAGTGGGTTGCGGACTTCCGGCGGCACGGAGAGGCCGGCCTGGTTGCGAAGAGGAAGCAGTCTGGCGGGGCGGCGGCTGGAGCTGATGAGCGGTGGGTGGAGACGGCTTTGGAGGTGATGGTCGAGCACACCGGAGAGTCGAAGCCTTCGCGCAAGATAGTGATCGAACGCACCCGAGCACGCGTTATCGCCCGTTATGGCCCTGATGCGGTTCATCTGCCGAGCCAGGCGACGGCTTACCGGATTCTGGCGGAGCTGGAGCGTCGCCACCCGTTGTTCCGGCTGAGTACGAAACGGAACCGGGATATCGCCGAGAGGCCGGAGGGACCCTACGGGAAGCTGCAGCCGACGAGGCCGGGTGAGTACCTGCTGATGGACACCACGCGGTTGGATGTATTCGCGTTCGATCCGCTGACGCTGAGGTGGGTGCAGGCCGAGCTAACGGTCGCGATGGACTGGTACACCCGCTGCATCACCGGGATCAGGGTGACGCCGGTGTCCACGAAGGCGGTGGACGTGAGCGCGGTGCTCTATCAGTGCTTCCGCCCGCGGCCGGCAGGGCGGGACTGGCCGCGGCACGCGGTCTGGCCCGAGCACGGCATTCCAAGGACGGTCCTGGTCGACGTCGAGGGGGCCACCGGGCCCGGGCTGGCCTCGCCGCCGCTGGTGCCTGAGACGCTGGTGGTCGACCACGGCAAGGTCTACGTTTCGGAGCATCTGACCAGCGTCTGCCGCCGGATGGGGATATCTATCCAGCCCGGGCGTTTGCGGACGGGCCGCGACAAGGGACCGGTGGAGCGCTACTTCCGAACCCTGCGTGAGGGGCTGCTGGAGGCGCTGCCCGCCTACAAGGGCCCCGACATCCACTCCCGCGGAGAGAACCCGGAAGGAGACGCGTTCTTTTTCCTCGACGAACTGGAGTCGATCGTCCGGGAGTGGACAGCGACGGTCTACCACTGTCGGCCGCACACCAGCCTGGTCGACCCGGGCCTGCCAGGTCTGCGGATGTCCCCAGCGCAGATGTTCGAGCACGGCATGGCCCGGGCCGGCTACATCGAGACCCCACGGGACCCCGATCTCGCGTTTGAGTTCCTGCCCACGAAGTGGCGCACGATCCAGCACTACGGAGTCGAGATCGGTCGCCGACGCTATCGCGGACCCGGTCTGCCGGATCCCGGGATCCGCAGCCCTTATGACGGGCCGGGCAAGAACGGCTGGCCGTTCCAGGTCGATCCGGACGACATCACCCGGATCTACTTCCGCGATCCCGCCACCCGCACGTGGCACACGCTGACCTGGGAGCACGCACCGGCGGCGCGCATGCCGCTGAGTGAGGACGCCTTGCTCTTCGCCCGGAAGCTGGCCGCTGCGAAGTACCGCTACCCCGATGACCGGCTCGCCGTCGCGGACCTCCTGGAACGCTGGAACCTCGGACTGGGCACGACGCTGGCCGAACGGCGTATGGCCCTGCGCCTGTCCCGTGAACAAGCCGCTATCGACCTGCCCGACACCGGCGAATCGGAGGCAGCCTCGCTACCGTCCGTACGCCGGGCCCTGGGCCACGAGCCGAGACCGGCAGCGTCTGAGAGGCTCGCGCCGGCCGCGGAGATGGGCGATGACGACGAGACCGACGTGGACGACTTCTACGCCGACGCGCTGGAGGACGTGTGA